One Pleurocapsa sp. PCC 7327 DNA segment encodes these proteins:
- the argJ gene encoding bifunctional ornithine acetyltransferase/N-acetylglutamate synthase, with the protein MADWQEIDGGVTAPKGFKAAGITAGLKPSGAPDLALIFSETEAIAAGVFTMSQVRAACVDYCRTRLQAKASARAILCNAGQANAATGDRGWEDALESARLLGETLNISPDSILLASTGVIGQRIPMEAMRNGIPQLVASLSEDGSDAAAKAIITTDLVTKSIALETTMDGRPVRMGGIAKGSGMIHPNMATLLAFVTCDAAVSTSLWQQMLKRTADRSFNQITVDGDTSTNDTLIALANGQSRTAAITEMGASAEKLEAMLTAVCQYLAKAIARDGEGATCLIEVQVSGAPDDEAARQIARTIAGSSLVKSAIFGRDPNWGRIAAAAGRAGVSFHQEDLQIKLGSFVLMENGQPLEFDRAAASDYLKGAAAGAYLQEDTVLISVCIGNGSGTGTAWGCDLSYDYVRINAEYTT; encoded by the coding sequence ATGGCAGACTGGCAAGAAATTGACGGCGGCGTAACAGCACCCAAAGGCTTTAAGGCAGCAGGGATTACGGCAGGCTTAAAACCTTCTGGCGCGCCGGATTTAGCCTTAATTTTTTCAGAGACAGAAGCGATCGCGGCTGGAGTATTTACTATGTCTCAAGTTCGGGCGGCTTGCGTCGATTATTGCCGAACTCGCCTTCAAGCCAAAGCTAGCGCCCGCGCCATTCTCTGCAATGCGGGTCAGGCAAATGCAGCTACAGGCGATCGCGGTTGGGAAGATGCCCTAGAAAGCGCTCGTCTTTTAGGAGAAACCCTCAATATCTCTCCCGACTCAATTCTGTTGGCTTCTACAGGCGTTATCGGACAGCGGATTCCCATGGAGGCAATGCGCAACGGAATTCCCCAATTGGTTGCCTCTCTCTCAGAAGATGGCAGCGATGCGGCTGCCAAAGCCATTATTACAACCGATTTAGTCACCAAATCCATTGCCCTAGAAACCACGATGGACGGTCGTCCCGTCCGCATGGGCGGGATCGCTAAAGGATCGGGCATGATTCACCCCAATATGGCGACCTTGTTGGCGTTTGTTACTTGCGATGCGGCAGTTTCTACCTCCCTGTGGCAGCAGATGCTTAAGCGGACAGCCGATCGCAGTTTTAATCAGATTACGGTAGATGGGGATACCAGCACCAACGATACTTTGATTGCCCTAGCAAACGGTCAGTCCCGCACGGCAGCCATTACCGAAATGGGAGCCAGTGCCGAGAAACTGGAAGCGATGCTGACGGCGGTATGCCAGTATTTAGCCAAAGCGATCGCTCGCGACGGCGAAGGAGCGACTTGTTTAATTGAAGTGCAGGTATCGGGCGCGCCAGACGACGAAGCTGCCCGACAGATTGCTCGCACGATCGCCGGATCGTCGTTAGTTAAATCTGCTATTTTTGGGCGCGACCCAAACTGGGGTAGGATTGCAGCGGCGGCAGGACGTGCCGGAGTTTCTTTCCATCAGGAGGATTTACAAATTAAGTTAGGAAGTTTTGTGTTGATGGAAAACGGTCAACCGTTGGAGTTCGATCGCGCTGCGGCGAGTGATTATCTCAAAGGGGCAGCAGCAGGAGCGTATTTGCAAGAAGATACGGTGTTAATTTCGGTTTGTATTGGCAACGGTTCGGGGACGGGTACGGCTTGGGGCTGCGATCTGAGTTATGACTACGTAAGGATTAATGCCGAGTACACGACTTGA
- the ruvB gene encoding Holliday junction branch migration DNA helicase RuvB has protein sequence MAIKRSSNHQQSDRPPAKRPAKGARQSRSQSSDDKQLLLATATRDETEGSEENVRPRRLDDYIGQKDLKEVLAIAIQAAKSRGEALDHLLLYGPPGLGKTTMSLILAAEMGVNCKITAAPALERPRDISGLLINLKPGDILFIDEIHRLNRVTEELLYPAMEDYRLDITIGKGHSAKIRSIPLPPFTLVGATTKVGALTSPLRDRFGLIQRLRFYELDELTAIVLRTAQILKVSIAEDGAQEIARRARGTPRIANRLLRRVRDYAQVKGMNAIERELVSEALDVLNVDSRGLDWTDRLVLGTIIEQFRGGPVGLEAVAAATGEDAKTIEEVYEPYLLQIGYINRTPRGRIATEAAYQHLGMMEASRSRDEQLSIFEGS, from the coding sequence ATGGCAATCAAACGTTCCTCCAACCACCAACAGAGCGATCGCCCGCCAGCTAAGCGTCCGGCGAAAGGCGCTCGCCAATCCCGTTCCCAGTCTTCCGACGACAAACAACTCCTACTCGCCACTGCTACCCGCGATGAAACCGAGGGCAGCGAAGAGAACGTGCGTCCGCGTCGCCTCGATGACTATATCGGACAAAAAGATTTAAAAGAAGTGTTAGCGATCGCCATTCAAGCAGCTAAAAGCCGAGGAGAAGCACTCGATCACCTGCTGCTGTACGGACCTCCCGGACTGGGAAAAACTACCATGTCCCTAATCTTAGCCGCAGAAATGGGAGTCAACTGTAAAATTACAGCTGCACCCGCACTAGAACGTCCGAGGGATATTAGCGGACTGTTAATTAATCTCAAACCCGGAGACATCCTGTTTATCGATGAAATCCATCGCCTAAACCGCGTGACAGAAGAATTACTTTATCCGGCGATGGAAGATTACCGCTTGGATATTACGATTGGTAAAGGTCATAGCGCCAAAATTCGCAGCATTCCCCTGCCTCCGTTTACGCTCGTCGGCGCGACGACCAAGGTGGGAGCGCTCACTTCTCCTTTGCGCGATCGCTTTGGCTTGATCCAACGGTTGCGCTTCTACGAACTCGACGAGCTAACTGCAATTGTATTAAGAACGGCTCAGATTCTCAAGGTTTCTATTGCCGAAGACGGCGCGCAAGAAATTGCCCGCCGTGCCAGGGGAACGCCCCGCATTGCCAACCGCTTGCTCAGACGAGTGCGAGACTACGCTCAAGTGAAAGGAATGAATGCGATCGAGCGAGAATTAGTCTCAGAAGCACTCGATGTTTTAAATGTAGACTCGCGAGGCCTCGATTGGACGGATCGGCTGGTTTTAGGGACAATTATCGAACAGTTTCGTGGCGGTCCGGTAGGATTGGAGGCAGTCGCTGCCGCTACGGGAGAAGACGCCAAAACCATCGAAGAAGTTTACGAACCCTATTTGCTACAAATTGGCTATATCAACCGAACGCCTAGAGGTCGCATTGCTACAGAAGCTGCTTATCAACATTTGGGAATGATGGAGGCGAGTCGTTCGAGAGACGAGCAGCTATCGATATTTGAGGGGAGTTAG
- a CDS encoding phasin family protein gives MDGSDWLKQLLMVGIGTTSLVAEKVREVSEQWVKDGKIDPDRAKGFVDDLMNQLKSEQGNFEKNLERQLRNMLQDLGVPRQTEIDELRGRIDRLERQVRDLENKQWR, from the coding sequence ATGGATGGTAGCGACTGGCTCAAACAATTATTGATGGTTGGCATAGGAACGACTTCTCTGGTTGCAGAAAAAGTGCGAGAAGTCAGCGAACAGTGGGTCAAAGATGGCAAAATCGATCCCGATCGCGCTAAGGGATTTGTTGACGATTTGATGAATCAGCTCAAATCCGAACAGGGCAACTTTGAAAAAAACCTGGAACGCCAACTGCGCAATATGTTGCAGGATTTAGGCGTGCCGCGTCAGACAGAAATCGATGAATTACGCGGACGAATCGATAGACTAGAACGTCAAGTGCGCGATCTAGAAAACAAGCAATGGCGCTAA
- a CDS encoding HlyD family efflux transporter periplasmic adaptor subunit, which translates to MMKQTTNQQLQQKLPNSQQEAIQRLRQIMNRLSVKTEDMQRIQKAGLVEALEHMPLDELQDIVDNLRTNLEKSVRFVSDQEVELAAQNQAIADLEEKLQAAGEYERFSLEVELANEQERKDLLEATLIGQRRNLRKQEATYNQYWRVLRRRQGALEADPYTQQVALVEPVLAPPQAPETEIESEESIDSAKQRSPQKLALAIAGLLTLSIALLYGLRATRQPNPTTAPTASLGQKTIATNAVAALGYIEPKGEVIKLSAPTMQEGARVAQLLVNRGDKVKAGQIIAILDSRDRLQAALEQAKTNVRISQANLAKVKAGAKSGDIQAQDARFLRTQAELQGQIAAQKATISSLEGQLSGNRAAQEANIAKIRAELRDADGNCDRYQKLFAEGGIAEQERNRVCLQAETTRSSLKAAEADLRRIVSTLQEQINEAKATLNKTVATLQRQIEEDQAMLSAVSEVRPVDVRVAQAELLSAQAAVKRAQADLDRAYVRAPSNGQILKIHAWPGEIVSNDGILELGQTDQMYVTAEVYETDIARVRVGQTATIKSHGIVGDLRGTVDEVGLQIGQKDVLGTDPVADVDARVVDVKIRINPEDNLKIANLTNLQVNVIINTNDRAEIIK; encoded by the coding sequence ATGATGAAGCAGACAACCAACCAACAGCTACAACAAAAGCTTCCCAACAGCCAGCAGGAAGCAATCCAGCGTCTCAGACAAATCATGAATCGTCTCTCGGTCAAAACCGAAGACATGCAACGCATCCAAAAAGCCGGTCTGGTAGAAGCGCTAGAGCATATGCCCCTAGACGAACTGCAAGACATTGTTGACAATCTGAGAACGAATTTAGAAAAATCGGTGCGCTTCGTCAGCGATCAAGAGGTAGAACTAGCCGCGCAAAACCAAGCGATCGCAGATTTAGAAGAAAAACTACAGGCAGCTGGGGAGTACGAGCGTTTTAGTCTAGAAGTAGAGCTAGCTAACGAGCAGGAAAGAAAAGACTTGCTGGAGGCAACGCTGATCGGTCAACGCCGTAACCTCCGCAAGCAAGAAGCAACCTATAATCAATACTGGCGCGTCCTACGACGGCGACAAGGCGCGCTAGAAGCCGATCCCTATACCCAACAAGTAGCGCTCGTCGAACCCGTTCTGGCACCGCCCCAAGCGCCAGAAACCGAAATAGAATCAGAAGAATCAATCGACTCAGCCAAGCAGCGATCGCCACAAAAACTGGCGCTAGCGATTGCCGGCTTGTTGACTTTGAGCATCGCCCTTCTCTATGGTTTGCGGGCAACGCGCCAGCCAAATCCCACTACCGCCCCAACCGCTTCTTTAGGACAAAAAACGATCGCGACTAATGCCGTCGCGGCGTTGGGCTATATCGAACCCAAAGGAGAGGTAATCAAACTGTCTGCGCCAACGATGCAAGAGGGAGCGCGAGTCGCGCAACTGCTGGTCAATCGAGGAGACAAAGTAAAAGCCGGACAAATTATCGCTATCTTAGACAGCCGCGATCGCTTGCAAGCCGCCCTAGAACAAGCCAAAACCAATGTGAGAATCTCTCAAGCCAATCTCGCTAAGGTCAAAGCTGGCGCTAAAAGCGGAGACATCCAGGCGCAAGACGCTAGATTTCTACGCACGCAAGCCGAATTACAAGGACAAATTGCCGCTCAAAAAGCGACTATCTCTAGCCTGGAAGGACAGTTGAGCGGGAATAGAGCTGCCCAGGAAGCGAATATTGCCAAAATTAGAGCTGAGTTGCGCGATGCCGATGGCAATTGCGATCGCTATCAGAAGTTGTTTGCCGAAGGGGGAATCGCCGAACAGGAACGCAATCGCGTTTGCTTGCAAGCAGAAACCACTCGTAGCAGCCTAAAAGCCGCCGAAGCCGACTTAAGGCGAATCGTCTCGACGCTACAGGAGCAAATCAATGAGGCAAAAGCTACCCTTAATAAGACAGTAGCCACCTTGCAAAGACAGATCGAAGAAGACCAAGCAATGCTCAGCGCCGTTTCAGAGGTTCGACCCGTGGACGTTCGAGTCGCTCAAGCCGAACTCCTATCAGCTCAAGCAGCCGTTAAACGCGCTCAAGCCGATTTAGATCGGGCTTACGTCAGAGCGCCCAGCAACGGTCAAATTCTCAAAATTCACGCTTGGCCCGGAGAAATCGTCAGCAACGACGGGATACTAGAATTGGGACAAACCGACCAAATGTACGTTACGGCAGAAGTTTACGAAACCGATATCGCCAGAGTTCGCGTCGGTCAAACGGCAACGATCAAAAGCCATGGAATTGTTGGCGATTTACGAGGAACGGTAGACGAAGTGGGCTTACAAATCGGGCAAAAAGATGTCCTGGGAACCGATCCGGTGGCGGATGTCGATGCTAGAGTCGTTGACGTGAAAATTCGCATCAATCCAGAAGATAACCTGAAAATTGCCAATTTAACCAACTTACAAGTCAACGTCATTATCAATACCAACGATAGAGCAGAAATCATTAAATAA
- the devC gene encoding ABC transporter permease DevC, whose protein sequence is MLQKLPTAWLQLRHQKVRLIVALAGVVFSVVIVFMQFGLQEALFDSAVRFYNGLEGDCFLLSPRSNALIAMETFPERRLSQALAFEEVEFVSPIYLGQGQWKNPETRDYWRNIFIVGFDIRYPIFSFPGAEENRKKLELPDVVLYDRDSRAEFGPVVTEFEKTGSLVTEIGGRGTNRRIKVVGLFKMGTSFGSDGNLITSHLNFLRLSPSRRKGSIDVGLIKLKPGVDAQKFKDRLQNYLPKDVKVFTKQELIDFEKHYWQSSTAIGFVFNLGIMLGIMVGVVVVYQILYTNVSEHLSEYATLKAIGYRHRYLLFLVLQQALFIAVLGYIPGFIISMIQYEVTKQATLLPIAMTFERAVIVLVATIAMCFISGASAVQKLKAADPADIF, encoded by the coding sequence ATGCTGCAAAAATTACCTACAGCTTGGTTACAACTGAGACATCAAAAAGTCCGCTTAATCGTTGCCCTAGCGGGAGTGGTTTTCTCAGTTGTAATCGTTTTCATGCAATTTGGGTTGCAGGAAGCCTTATTTGATAGCGCCGTTCGCTTTTATAACGGGTTGGAAGGCGATTGCTTTTTACTCAGCCCTCGCTCCAATGCCTTGATTGCTATGGAAACGTTTCCAGAGCGACGTTTATCGCAAGCGCTAGCTTTTGAGGAGGTCGAATTTGTCAGTCCCATTTACCTCGGACAAGGTCAGTGGAAAAATCCCGAAACCAGAGATTATTGGCGCAATATTTTTATCGTTGGATTTGACATTCGCTATCCGATTTTTAGTTTTCCAGGCGCTGAAGAAAATAGAAAGAAACTAGAACTTCCCGATGTCGTTTTATACGACCGAGATTCTCGCGCTGAATTCGGCCCGGTTGTGACAGAATTTGAGAAAACAGGCAGCCTAGTTACAGAAATTGGCGGTCGAGGAACCAATCGCCGCATCAAGGTGGTCGGACTGTTTAAAATGGGAACCTCATTCGGTTCGGATGGCAATCTCATTACCAGCCACCTTAACTTTTTGCGGCTCTCTCCCTCTCGTCGCAAAGGTTCTATCGATGTCGGTTTGATTAAATTAAAACCAGGAGTAGACGCACAGAAATTTAAAGATCGCCTGCAAAACTATTTGCCCAAAGATGTAAAAGTCTTTACCAAACAAGAATTAATCGATTTTGAGAAGCATTATTGGCAAAGCAGTACGGCGATCGGATTCGTTTTTAATCTAGGCATAATGTTAGGAATTATGGTAGGTGTTGTTGTTGTCTATCAAATCCTTTATACTAACGTTTCCGAACACCTATCTGAATATGCAACCCTAAAAGCCATTGGATATCGCCATCGCTACTTGCTATTTCTGGTTTTACAACAGGCTTTATTTATTGCTGTTTTAGGCTATATTCCCGGTTTTATAATTTCCATGATTCAGTACGAAGTGACCAAACAAGCGACGCTGCTTCCTATCGCTATGACCTTTGAAAGAGCTGTAATCGTATTGGTGGCAACGATCGCAATGTGTTTTATTTCTGGCGCTTCGGCAGTACAAAAACTAAAAGCAGCCGATCCGGCAGATATTTTCTAG
- a CDS encoding DUF4079 family protein, producing MNLTDYAALIHPAIAIAFVFPIIGMVVNFAWQTRQRRLQSVGEGKSKIPSVVGKEHVKLGKWLTSAVVGVCLLGLAYPTFDKAIENQAFTKQPGEMVFLILMFAATIASLVFLYRAQTRLWRAIFAFLSSLGVLVIGFQDIILRREGFGWIFRRDYEWQYSHFYYGITVTLLMIFSLAIVQEIYQDRSNRWRYAHIILNCFALLLFIGQGMTGTRDLLEIPLSWQETHLYKCDFTNKTCP from the coding sequence ATGAACCTCACCGATTATGCTGCTTTAATCCATCCCGCGATCGCGATAGCGTTTGTCTTTCCCATTATCGGGATGGTTGTCAATTTTGCTTGGCAGACTCGTCAGCGACGGCTACAGTCTGTCGGGGAGGGAAAAAGCAAAATTCCTTCCGTTGTCGGTAAAGAACATGTAAAACTAGGAAAATGGTTGACGAGTGCTGTTGTTGGGGTATGTTTGTTGGGACTGGCTTACCCGACATTTGACAAAGCGATTGAAAATCAAGCTTTTACTAAGCAACCAGGAGAAATGGTTTTCCTAATTCTGATGTTTGCGGCAACGATCGCTTCTCTCGTCTTTTTATACAGAGCGCAGACCAGACTCTGGCGAGCTATCTTTGCATTTCTTAGTAGCCTCGGCGTTTTAGTCATCGGCTTTCAGGATATTATCCTACGTCGAGAGGGTTTTGGCTGGATTTTCCGGCGGGATTACGAGTGGCAGTATTCCCATTTCTATTACGGCATCACCGTCACCCTACTGATGATTTTTTCCCTGGCGATCGTGCAAGAAATTTACCAAGATCGTTCAAATCGCTGGCGCTACGCCCATATTATTTTAAATTGCTTTGCCTTACTCCTGTTTATCGGGCAAGGCATGACGGGGACGCGAGATTTGCTAGAAATTCCCTTGAGCTGGCAAGAAACTCATCTCTACAAGTGCGACTTTACCAATAAAACTTGTCCCTAG
- the fabG gene encoding 3-oxoacyl-[acyl-carrier-protein] reductase, whose protein sequence is MMISLARHHWRDEVIAGKQLQDRVALVTGASRGIGRAVALALAAQGAKVVVNYASSSTAAEEVVQAIAQAGGEAIALQADVSKAQEVDNLIEQTLNKFGRIDILVNNAGIARDTLLLRMKPEDWQAVIDLNLTGVFLCTKAVSKTMIKQRSGRIINISSVAGQMGNPGQANYSAAKAGVIGFTKTVAKELASRGVTVNAVAPGFIETDMTSHLSNTEEILKLIPLGRYGKPEEIAGMVCFLAADPAAAYITGQVFNVDGGMVMA, encoded by the coding sequence ATGATGATCTCATTGGCAAGACATCATTGGAGGGATGAAGTGATAGCAGGAAAACAGTTACAAGATCGCGTTGCCCTTGTCACGGGAGCATCGCGGGGAATCGGTCGGGCAGTTGCCTTGGCACTAGCAGCCCAAGGAGCTAAAGTCGTCGTCAACTACGCCAGTTCTAGTACGGCAGCCGAAGAAGTGGTGCAAGCGATCGCCCAGGCGGGTGGAGAAGCGATCGCGCTGCAAGCCGATGTCTCAAAAGCCCAAGAAGTAGATAATCTAATCGAACAAACTCTAAACAAATTCGGTCGCATCGATATTTTGGTCAACAACGCCGGAATCGCCCGCGATACCTTGCTTTTGCGCATGAAACCGGAAGACTGGCAAGCCGTTATCGACCTCAATTTAACCGGAGTTTTTCTCTGTACCAAAGCCGTTAGTAAAACCATGATCAAACAGCGCAGCGGACGGATTATCAATATTTCCTCCGTTGCCGGACAAATGGGCAATCCCGGACAGGCAAATTATAGTGCGGCAAAGGCTGGAGTCATCGGTTTTACGAAGACGGTTGCCAAAGAACTTGCCAGTCGCGGCGTTACCGTCAATGCCGTTGCGCCCGGTTTTATCGAAACCGACATGACGAGCCATCTTTCCAATACAGAAGAAATTCTCAAGCTCATTCCTCTCGGTCGCTACGGCAAACCGGAGGAAATTGCTGGCATGGTGTGCTTTCTGGCTGCCGATCCCGCCGCTGCTTATATCACCGGACAGGTTTTCAACGTCGATGGCGGCATGGTAATGGCGTAA
- a CDS encoding DevA family ABC transporter ATP-binding protein — protein sequence MQPVIEIRHLNHYYGKGTLVKQVLFDINLDIYPGEIIIMTGPSGSGKTTLLSLIGALRSLQEGSLKHFGKELNGASEDQLVMVRRQIGYIFQAHNLLPFMSARQNVQMSLELHEDITPAQAKAKSEAMLRTVGLGDRVNYYPDNLSGGQKQRIAIARALVSHPKLVLADEPTAALDSKTGRDVVNLMQFLAKEQGCTILLVTHDNRILDIADRIVHMEDGRLKSAR from the coding sequence ATGCAACCAGTGATAGAGATTCGCCATCTGAATCATTACTATGGCAAAGGGACTTTAGTCAAACAGGTTTTATTTGATATCAATTTGGATATTTATCCAGGAGAAATTATTATTATGACCGGACCGTCGGGTTCGGGAAAAACGACTTTATTGTCGCTGATCGGCGCGTTGCGATCGCTTCAGGAAGGCAGTTTAAAACATTTTGGCAAAGAATTAAATGGGGCGAGCGAAGACCAATTGGTGATGGTTCGTCGCCAGATCGGCTACATTTTTCAGGCACATAATTTGCTGCCATTTATGAGCGCCAGGCAAAACGTACAAATGTCGCTCGAACTCCACGAAGATATCACTCCCGCACAAGCTAAGGCTAAATCCGAGGCAATGTTAAGAACGGTGGGTCTGGGCGATCGCGTCAACTACTACCCAGACAATCTCTCAGGTGGACAAAAGCAACGCATCGCGATCGCACGCGCCTTAGTGAGCCACCCCAAATTAGTGCTAGCAGACGAACCTACCGCTGCTTTAGATAGTAAAACGGGTCGCGATGTGGTTAATCTGATGCAATTTCTGGCAAAAGAGCAGGGTTGTACGATTTTGCTAGTGACTCACGACAACCGCATTTTAGATATTGCCGATCGCATCGTTCACATGGAAGACGGTCGCTTGAAATCTGCTAGGTAA
- a CDS encoding thermonuclease family protein gives MVSPYYQVIKGSFVILGKKPDGDSVRFLADEPGLYENLQRSYRINPSRDRTVQLRLEGLDTPEVHYGKDAQPQGEEARDRLLKLLGFRDVAYSGDTVSSAKPDTVAGAILSQAVEANGRPISYLVSADEAKSLSNGEWVRVTKNYLQKTLNFQLLQEGVAYYTVYTSMPLSHREFLQKVTTEARQENRGVWKEDRTREFILESQEDLSPPDGQLILPKLFRRCTDYLKAVERGFRGNLKDWLLANESNSRSENDRVLLGNVELKLSDLIRQNNNRVVFQPDILDLTFLEK, from the coding sequence ATGGTATCGCCTTACTATCAAGTTATCAAAGGAAGTTTCGTTATTCTTGGCAAGAAACCCGACGGGGATTCCGTTCGCTTTCTCGCAGACGAACCAGGGCTTTACGAAAATCTTCAACGTTCCTACCGTATCAATCCCTCTCGCGATCGCACCGTACAGCTTCGCTTGGAAGGTCTAGATACACCAGAAGTGCATTATGGCAAAGACGCTCAACCGCAAGGAGAAGAAGCCCGCGATCGCTTGCTCAAACTCCTGGGTTTTAGGGATGTTGCCTATTCCGGCGATACAGTCAGTTCTGCTAAGCCCGATACCGTTGCTGGCGCGATCCTCTCCCAAGCTGTAGAAGCAAACGGTCGTCCCATTTCCTATCTGGTGTCAGCCGATGAAGCCAAAAGCCTTTCCAATGGAGAATGGGTAAGGGTAACTAAAAATTATCTTCAGAAAACCCTCAACTTTCAATTGCTCCAAGAAGGCGTGGCTTACTACACGGTTTATACCTCCATGCCGCTTTCCCATCGGGAATTTTTACAAAAGGTGACAACAGAAGCCCGACAAGAAAATCGAGGCGTTTGGAAAGAAGATCGAACTCGCGAATTTATTTTAGAAAGTCAAGAAGATTTAAGCCCTCCAGACGGACAACTCATTCTGCCTAAATTATTTCGTCGCTGCACCGATTATCTGAAGGCTGTAGAGAGAGGGTTTCGGGGCAATCTCAAAGATTGGCTGCTTGCTAATGAGAGTAACTCTCGCTCTGAAAACGATCGCGTCCTCCTCGGCAACGTAGAGCTAAAACTCAGCGATTTAATCCGGCAAAATAACAATCGTGTTGTTTTTCAACCGGACATACTAGATTTAACCTTCTTAGAAAAGTAG
- a CDS encoding FKBP-type peptidyl-prolyl cis-trans isomerase: MKEILISFGVIVFFGLLLIVTSVFNSGGKQEAIASELNKPQSADERAIAQNSNLEKGTIAMNLENAVTTPSGLKYIDLQEGDGATPTKGQTVTVHYTGTLENGKKFDSSRDRDRPFSFKIGVGQVIQGWDEGVGSMKVGGRRTLIIPSELGYGSRGAGGVIPPNATLIFEVELLGVR; encoded by the coding sequence ATGAAAGAAATTTTAATTAGTTTTGGAGTTATCGTTTTCTTCGGGTTGCTGCTGATCGTTACTTCGGTATTCAATAGCGGTGGCAAACAAGAGGCGATCGCATCCGAACTCAACAAACCCCAATCCGCCGACGAGCGAGCGATCGCCCAGAACAGTAACTTAGAAAAGGGAACTATCGCCATGAATTTAGAAAATGCCGTTACTACTCCTTCTGGACTTAAGTATATCGATCTCCAAGAAGGAGATGGGGCAACGCCAACCAAAGGACAGACTGTAACTGTCCACTATACCGGAACCCTAGAGAACGGCAAGAAGTTTGACAGTTCTCGCGATCGCGATCGACCCTTTTCCTTCAAAATTGGTGTCGGACAGGTCATTCAAGGATGGGATGAAGGGGTAGGCAGCATGAAAGTTGGCGGTCGTCGCACCCTAATTATTCCCTCAGAATTGGGATACGGTTCTCGCGGTGCTGGCGGTGTCATCCCCCCAAACGCGACCTTAATTTTTGAGGTGGAATTGTTAGGCGTTCGCTAA